One part of the Triticum urartu cultivar G1812 unplaced genomic scaffold, Tu2.1 TuUngrouped_contig_6495, whole genome shotgun sequence genome encodes these proteins:
- the LOC125530694 gene encoding probable uridine nucleosidase 1 has translation MGEDGQIRRDRVIIDTDPGIDDSMTILMAFGEPSVEIIGLTTIFGNVTTEYATRNALLLCERAGHPEVPVAEGSPEPLKGGEPRVADFVHGSDGLGNLSLPAPTTKKVEESAAEFMVNKVSQFPGEISVLALGPLTNVALAIKRDPSFASKVKKIVVLGGAFFAAGNVNPAAEANIYGDPDAADVVFTSGADIDVVGINITTQCCFTDEDLLELKNSKGVHAQFLCDMCKFYRDWHEKSDGFQGIFLHDPVSFTALVHPEYFTFKKGVVRVETQGICTGHTLMDHGLKKWNSENPWSGYAPISVAWTVDVPKVLAYVKKLLMAP, from the exons ATGGGGGAGGACGGGCAGATCCGCCGCGACAGGGTCATCATCGACACGGATCCCGGCATCG ATGACAGCATGACGATCCTAATGGCTTTTGGAGAACCAAGTGTGGAGATCATTGGGCTGACAACCATATTTGGCAACGTCACTACCGAGTATGCTACACGCAATGCGCTCTTGCTG TGTGAGAGAGCAGGGCATCCTGAGGTTCCAGTAGCAGAGGGCAGCCCGGAGCCTCTTAAG GGAGGAGAGCCACGCGTTGCTGACTTTGTTCATGGATCCGATGGTCTTGGTAACTTGTCTCTTCCTGCACCTACTACTAAGAAGGTTGAGGAAAGTGCTGCCGAGTTCATGGTTAATAAGGTCTCTCAGTTTCCTGGAGAGATATCTGTACTTGCATTGGGACCCCTGACAAATGTCGCATTG GCCATCAAAAGGGACCCGTCATTTGCAAGCAAGGTCAAAAAAATAGTTGTGCTGGGTGGAGCTTTCTTCGCAGCTGGAAATGTCAACCCTGCTGCTGAAGCAAAT ATCTATGGAGATCCGGATGCAGCGGATGTAGTTTTTACATCAGGAGCAGATATTGATGTGGTTGGCATTAACATAACAACTCAATGCTGTTTTACAG ATGAGGATCTCTTGGAACTGAAAAACTCAAAAGGGGTGCACGCACAGTTCTTGTGTGACATGTGCAAGTTCTACAGAGATTGGCATGAGAAGTCTGACGGCTTCCAAG GGATTTTCCTACATGATCCTGTGAGCTTTACAGCCTTAGTTCACCCTGAGTACTTCACATTCAAGAAGGGTGTTGTGAGAGTCGAGACCCAGGGCATTTGCACCGGCCATACTTTGATGGATCATGGATTGAAAAA GTGGAATTCAGAAAATCCATGGTCGGGTTATGCACCAATTTCAGTTGCATGGACAGTCGATGTGCCAAAGGTCCTTGCATATGTGAAGAAGCTGCTGATGGCGCCCTGA